A genomic segment from Halomonas sp. TA22 encodes:
- the ampD gene encoding 1,6-anhydro-N-acetylmuramyl-L-alanine amidase AmpD: MSDSIGNPAGRRQGQPLRIEEGWLNAARRVPSPNRNGRPQGEISAVVLHSISLPPGVFGGDEIELLFTNRLDPAAHAYFAGIVQLRVSAHLLIRRDGELVQFVPFDGRAWHAGRSRWHDGERERVELNDFTIGIELEGDETSPYRDAQYLALGEVLETLLHHYPALSRERLVGHGHIAPLRKSDPGPAFDWAYLARCLARSRPDNNRT, from the coding sequence ATGAGTGACAGTATAGGTAATCCGGCCGGTCGACGTCAGGGGCAGCCGTTAAGGATCGAGGAGGGCTGGCTGAATGCTGCCCGACGGGTGCCCTCGCCCAATCGCAACGGCCGACCGCAGGGCGAGATATCCGCGGTGGTACTGCACTCGATCAGCCTGCCGCCGGGGGTGTTCGGTGGCGATGAGATCGAGCTGCTCTTCACCAATCGCCTCGATCCCGCGGCGCATGCCTATTTTGCGGGCATCGTGCAGTTGCGCGTCTCGGCCCATCTGCTGATTCGCCGTGATGGCGAGCTGGTGCAGTTCGTTCCCTTCGACGGGCGGGCCTGGCATGCGGGGCGCTCGCGCTGGCACGATGGCGAGCGCGAGCGCGTCGAACTCAACGACTTCACCATTGGCATCGAGCTCGAGGGCGACGAGACGAGCCCCTATCGGGACGCCCAGTACCTGGCGCTCGGCGAGGTGCTAGAAACGCTCTTGCATCACTACCCGGCGCTCTCCCGGGAGCGGCTGGTCGGCCATGGCCATATCGCACCGCTGCGCAAGTCCGATCCAGGGCCCGCCTTCGACTGGGCCTATCTGGCGCGATGCCTGGCGAGAAGCCGGCCGGACAACAACCGCACGTAA
- the adk gene encoding adenylate kinase, translating into MRLILLGPPGAGKGTQAQFICERFGIPQISTGDMLRAAVKEGSDLGLKVKEIMTSGGLVSDDIIIALVQERIAQPDCSRGFLFDGFPRTLRQADAMKEAGVKLDHVLEIAVADEEIVKRLAGRRVHPGSGRVYHLEYNPPREEGKDDVTGEALIQRDDDRESTVRNRLTVYHEQTAPLVDYYQQWSEHEPETAPAYHRVEGIGSVDEITRQVIDALEG; encoded by the coding sequence ATGCGTTTGATTCTATTGGGTCCCCCGGGTGCCGGCAAAGGCACGCAAGCCCAATTTATCTGCGAGCGGTTCGGTATTCCGCAGATTTCCACGGGAGACATGCTGCGTGCCGCAGTCAAGGAAGGCAGTGACCTGGGCCTCAAGGTCAAGGAGATCATGACCAGTGGCGGCCTGGTATCGGATGACATCATCATCGCGCTGGTTCAGGAGCGTATCGCCCAGCCCGATTGTTCCAGGGGTTTTCTGTTCGACGGCTTCCCGCGCACCCTGCGCCAGGCCGATGCAATGAAGGAAGCGGGCGTGAAGCTCGACCATGTCCTCGAGATCGCCGTGGCCGACGAGGAGATCGTCAAGCGCCTGGCGGGGCGTCGTGTCCACCCCGGTTCGGGGCGCGTCTATCACCTCGAATACAACCCGCCCCGTGAGGAGGGCAAGGATGATGTGACGGGCGAGGCGCTGATTCAACGCGACGACGATCGTGAATCGACGGTACGCAATCGCCTGACGGTCTACCATGAGCAGACCGCGCCGCTGGTCGACTACTACCAGCAGTGGAGCGAGCACGAACCCGAGACCGCCCCCGCCTACCATCGTGTGGAAGGGATCGGTAGCGTCGACGAGATCACGCGCCAGGTGATCGATGCCCTGGAAGGCTGA
- a CDS encoding class I SAM-dependent methyltransferase has protein sequence MPWCAHASLAELKLRIDAGCLVLAGDESRYGKPLKADFVEGRASHRRRFGGGRSQLVAKACGLGKRGSVHVVDATAGLGRDAFVLASLGAAVLMIERVPAIFALLEDGLIRAAGDVETAVIAGRMQLALGDAGQQLEALVAKAGFSPEVIHLDPMFPHRDKSALVKKEMRIFRELAGSDDDAPRLLQAALEVATHRVAVKRPRKAPPIEGPPPHHVIEGKTSRYDLYVHRALS, from the coding sequence CTGCCGTGGTGCGCACATGCCTCGCTGGCCGAGCTGAAGCTGCGTATCGATGCGGGGTGCCTGGTGCTTGCCGGTGATGAGTCGCGCTATGGCAAGCCGCTCAAGGCCGATTTCGTCGAGGGCAGGGCGTCCCATCGCAGACGCTTCGGTGGCGGGCGCAGCCAGCTGGTGGCCAAGGCGTGTGGCCTGGGCAAGCGCGGCTCGGTGCATGTCGTCGATGCCACCGCCGGGCTTGGGCGCGACGCCTTCGTGCTGGCAAGTCTGGGCGCCGCGGTGCTGATGATCGAGCGCGTGCCGGCGATATTTGCGCTACTCGAGGATGGCCTGATTCGCGCGGCCGGGGATGTCGAAACGGCGGTGATCGCCGGGCGCATGCAGCTGGCGCTGGGCGACGCGGGCCAGCAGCTGGAGGCACTGGTGGCCAAGGCCGGCTTCTCTCCCGAGGTGATCCACCTCGATCCGATGTTTCCTCACCGCGACAAGTCGGCGTTGGTCAAGAAGGAGATGCGTATCTTTCGCGAGCTGGCCGGCAGCGACGATGACGCACCGCGCCTGTTACAGGCGGCGCTCGAGGTGGCGACCCACCGTGTGGCGGTCAAGCGGCCACGCAAGGCGCCGCCCATCGAAGGCCCGCCCCCTCACCACGTCATCGAGGGCAAGACCAGCCGCTACGATCTTTATGTGCATCGGGCGTTGAGCTAG
- the nadC gene encoding carboxylating nicotinate-nucleotide diphosphorylase yields the protein MHYRHALAEEIRTSAARLLAEDVGPGDITAQLIPERQWARAQVISRDEAVLCGVAWVDELYRRLDPRVITTWHAADGDALAPDAPFLELEGPARVLLTGERAALNLLQTLSATATRTRDFVKQVEDTGVRLLDTRKTLPSLRLAQKYAVTCGGGHNHRVGLYDAFLIKENHIAACGGITAAVKEARRIARELTVEVEVESFAELDEALAAGADTIMLDNFTIDDMRKAVARSAGRATLEASGNVSETTLRAIAETGVDCISIGSLTKDVKAIDLSMRIVHSETR from the coding sequence ATGCATTATCGACACGCCCTCGCCGAAGAGATTCGTACCAGCGCCGCACGACTGCTGGCAGAAGACGTCGGCCCCGGCGACATCACCGCCCAGCTGATTCCCGAGCGGCAGTGGGCCCGCGCTCAGGTCATCAGCCGTGACGAGGCCGTGCTGTGTGGCGTTGCCTGGGTCGACGAACTCTACCGCCGTCTCGACCCACGCGTGATCACCACCTGGCATGCCGCCGATGGCGATGCGCTTGCCCCAGACGCCCCCTTCCTGGAGCTCGAGGGGCCGGCCCGCGTGCTGTTGACCGGCGAGCGCGCCGCGCTCAATTTGCTGCAGACGCTCTCCGCCACCGCCACTCGTACCCGCGACTTCGTCAAGCAGGTCGAGGATACCGGTGTGCGCCTGCTCGACACCCGCAAGACCCTGCCCAGCCTGCGCCTGGCGCAGAAGTACGCTGTCACCTGCGGCGGTGGGCACAACCATCGCGTTGGCCTCTACGATGCCTTCCTGATCAAGGAGAACCACATTGCCGCCTGTGGCGGCATCACCGCAGCAGTCAAGGAAGCACGGCGCATCGCCCGCGAGCTGACGGTGGAGGTCGAGGTGGAGAGCTTCGCCGAACTCGACGAGGCGCTGGCGGCGGGCGCCGACACCATCATGCTCGACAACTTCACCATCGACGATATGCGAAAGGCGGTCGCGCGCAGTGCCGGTCGCGCCACACTGGAGGCCTCGGGTAACGTCAGCGAGACCACACTGCGCGCCATCGCCGAAACTGGCGTCGACTGCATCTCGATCGGCTCGCTGACCAAGGACGTCAAGGCCATCGACCTGTCGATGCGTATCGTGCACAGCGAAACCCGCTGA
- the plsB gene encoding glycerol-3-phosphate 1-O-acyltransferase PlsB, translating to MAWSSRITRLFASPWRRLISVWVEPRLIEPEPQELALCPTLPTLYVLPHPAFSDAVLLAELCARHGLPSPDEPLVLAGTAQRALLALPHGGRRLWPGAAPRAPFMPLIEFLSAHPEADLQLVPVSIFWGRAPGKRFGLWKMLAADSWQFTGRLRRALSVLVNGKSVEMHFGAPLRLKELLDERPQELTNRKTARLLRIHFRRMRTRVLGPDLSHRRTLVDGVVASPAVRQVIAEVASAQRRAPRRVERRARRYGLEIASNMSYPVLRFMDQLLRRLWNRLYDGVDVRGLARVKPLAGDHTLVYVPCHRSHIDYLLLSYVLYREGLMPPHVAAGRNLDMPVIGGLLRRGGAFFLRRSFKDNRLYGAVFNEYLHRLLSRGHPLEYFIEGGRSRSGRMLTPRPGMLAMTLRSYLRNPGQKIAFVPVYIGYERILESGSYQKEMHGQKKRKESPLDLLRIRHKLRQPFGRVAVNIGEPLALDAFLDAQVPEWRHQGGPRPRWMTHAVPRLGDTLAQRINAAASLNAVNLVGLVMLATPYHAIESELLTRQLSLLVALHGKSHAGRKISLPEGSPATWIDQTVVLGMVTRRDQALGELVVASPEQAALLSWYRNNVLHLFALPALVAFAFRNNSRFTLTALLKRLAPSWSILARELYIAPPDDLAKAIADTLEQLKAQGLLELHDDTWHKPANQLGANEQLRLLSQLVQPSLERGYLLLASLLRQPSGTLDRAALAEQARLLAERLSLLSGLDAPEYFDARLFSGLVESLEAERWLWQVEEKLCFGEALLDASQQAQGLFDPALRQRLYRITTTR from the coding sequence ATGGCCTGGTCATCGCGCATCACCCGTTTATTCGCAAGCCCCTGGCGTCGCCTGATCTCAGTCTGGGTAGAGCCACGCCTGATCGAGCCGGAACCTCAGGAGCTGGCACTCTGTCCCACTCTGCCAACGCTCTATGTACTGCCGCATCCCGCCTTCTCCGATGCCGTTTTGCTCGCCGAGCTGTGCGCGCGTCACGGGCTCCCCTCGCCTGACGAACCGCTGGTTCTCGCAGGCACTGCCCAACGGGCGCTGCTGGCGCTGCCCCACGGTGGGCGACGGCTGTGGCCCGGCGCGGCACCTCGCGCGCCGTTCATGCCACTGATCGAATTTCTCTCCGCCCACCCCGAGGCCGACCTGCAGCTGGTCCCGGTCAGCATCTTCTGGGGGCGGGCACCGGGCAAGCGCTTCGGACTATGGAAAATGCTTGCCGCCGATAGCTGGCAGTTCACCGGCCGCCTGCGCCGGGCGCTGTCGGTACTGGTCAACGGCAAGAGCGTCGAGATGCACTTCGGTGCCCCGCTCCGTCTGAAGGAACTGCTCGACGAGCGTCCCCAGGAGCTGACCAATCGCAAGACGGCACGATTGCTACGCATCCATTTTCGTCGCATGCGCACCCGAGTACTGGGCCCAGACCTCTCGCATCGCCGGACCCTGGTGGATGGCGTGGTCGCAAGTCCCGCGGTACGCCAGGTCATCGCCGAGGTGGCAAGCGCCCAGCGCCGAGCGCCGCGACGCGTCGAGAGGCGCGCCCGCCGTTACGGGCTCGAGATCGCCTCCAACATGTCCTACCCGGTGCTGCGCTTCATGGATCAGCTGCTTCGGCGGCTATGGAACAGGCTCTACGATGGCGTTGACGTGCGTGGCCTGGCGCGGGTCAAACCCCTGGCAGGGGACCATACCCTGGTCTACGTGCCCTGCCACCGCAGCCACATCGACTACCTGCTGCTCTCCTATGTGCTCTATCGCGAGGGGTTGATGCCGCCTCACGTCGCCGCCGGACGCAATCTCGACATGCCGGTGATCGGTGGCCTGCTGCGCCGGGGCGGGGCCTTCTTCCTGCGCCGCAGCTTCAAGGACAATCGGCTTTATGGCGCAGTGTTCAACGAGTATCTGCACCGCCTGCTGTCGCGAGGGCATCCGCTTGAGTATTTCATCGAAGGCGGCCGCTCGCGCAGCGGCCGCATGCTCACGCCACGCCCCGGCATGCTGGCGATGACGCTGCGCTCCTATCTGCGCAATCCCGGTCAGAAGATCGCCTTCGTGCCAGTCTATATCGGTTATGAGCGCATTCTGGAGAGCGGTAGCTATCAGAAGGAGATGCATGGGCAGAAAAAGCGCAAGGAGTCGCCGCTGGATCTGCTGCGCATTCGCCACAAGCTGCGCCAGCCCTTCGGCCGCGTCGCCGTCAATATCGGCGAGCCCCTTGCACTGGATGCCTTTCTCGATGCCCAGGTGCCGGAGTGGCGTCATCAGGGCGGACCGCGCCCACGCTGGATGACCCATGCCGTGCCCCGCCTCGGCGATACCCTCGCCCAGCGCATCAATGCCGCCGCCTCGCTGAATGCGGTCAACCTGGTGGGGCTGGTCATGCTGGCCACCCCCTACCATGCCATCGAGTCGGAACTGCTCACCCGCCAGCTCTCTCTGCTCGTCGCCCTGCACGGCAAGTCGCACGCAGGGCGCAAGATCAGTCTTCCTGAGGGCAGCCCGGCCACCTGGATCGATCAGACCGTGGTACTGGGCATGGTCACACGCCGCGACCAGGCACTGGGTGAGCTGGTGGTGGCAAGCCCCGAGCAGGCCGCTTTGTTGAGCTGGTATCGCAACAACGTGCTGCACTTGTTCGCGCTTCCGGCACTGGTGGCGTTCGCGTTTCGCAACAATTCACGCTTCACGCTCACGGCGCTGCTAAAGCGCCTGGCCCCCAGCTGGTCGATCCTGGCCCGGGAGCTCTATATCGCCCCGCCGGACGACCTGGCGAAGGCCATCGCCGACACGCTCGAGCAGCTCAAGGCACAGGGGCTACTGGAGCTGCATGACGACACCTGGCACAAGCCCGCCAACCAGCTGGGCGCGAACGAACAGCTCAGGCTGCTCAGTCAGCTGGTCCAACCCTCGCTCGAACGCGGCTATCTGCTGCTGGCTAGCTTGCTGCGCCAACCCAGCGGCACGCTCGATCGCGCGGCACTGGCCGAGCAGGCCCGACTGCTCGCCGAGCGCCTTTCGCTGCTCTCCGGGCTCGATGCGCCGGAGTATTTCGACGCACGCCTCTTCTCGGGCTTGGTGGAGAGCCTGGAGGCCGAGAGGTGGCTATGGCAGGTGGAAGAGAAGCTCTGCTTCGGCGAGGCACTGCTCGACGCCTCGCAGCAGGCCCAGGGACTCTTCGACCCTGCCCTGCGTCAGCGCCTCTATCGCATCACCACGACACGCTGA
- the aceF gene encoding pyruvate dehydrogenase complex dihydrolipoyllysine-residue acetyltransferase encodes MSSEIIKVPDIGGSTDVEIIEIAVSVGDVISAEDTMITLESDKASMDVPAPKGGKVVKILVKEGDTVSEGDDILELEAEGGDESAPQQSAPAEKPAEQAESKPAAQGASGGDAKPSKKASGGGKRTVEIKVPDIGGSENVEIIEVAISEGDEINAEDTLITLESDKASMDVPSPHSGKVVSLAIKEGDSVSEGDLIGTMEVAGEGDDEAPSDSDASGERADVTREAEPDEPQGGDVEENEGPETQGEPQRKEIRVPDLSGSSDVPIIEIAVSAGDEINEEDSLITLESDKASMDVPSPFKGKLLELTVKEGDTVSEGDLIGYIEVVGRKPKPAAKQPEQKRESAAPKADNSSASPAGTPSPEAQMAAHKPRDGKLVHAGPAVRLMAREFGVDLGLVKPSGPRERVLKEDLQAYVKQVMSGQVKAPSAAAPAASGGAGIPPVPDQDYSQFGEIEEKPMGRLLKMGATNLHRSWLNVPHVTQFDEADITELEAFRKSMKAEAEAQGAKLTPLPFLIKACAFALRKYPQFNVSLKADGETLVWKKYVHIGIAVDTPDGLMVPVIRNADQKSLIELAKESVELAGKAQSKKLKREEMTGGCFTISSLGSIGGTAFTPIVNAPEVAILGISKAQMKPVWDGKAFEPRLMMPLCLSYDHRAVNGADAARFTAFLGQALTDIRRMLL; translated from the coding sequence TTGAGTAGCGAAATCATCAAAGTCCCCGACATCGGCGGTAGTACCGATGTCGAAATCATCGAGATCGCGGTGTCGGTAGGCGATGTCATCAGCGCCGAAGACACCATGATCACTCTGGAATCCGACAAGGCCAGCATGGACGTGCCGGCGCCCAAGGGCGGCAAGGTCGTCAAGATTCTGGTCAAAGAGGGCGATACCGTCTCCGAGGGTGACGATATCCTCGAGCTCGAAGCCGAAGGTGGCGACGAGTCGGCACCGCAGCAGAGCGCCCCGGCCGAAAAGCCCGCAGAGCAGGCCGAGAGCAAGCCAGCCGCACAAGGCGCCTCGGGTGGCGACGCCAAGCCATCCAAGAAGGCCTCCGGTGGCGGCAAGCGCACCGTGGAGATCAAGGTGCCCGATATCGGCGGCAGCGAGAACGTCGAGATCATCGAGGTGGCGATCTCCGAAGGCGACGAGATCAACGCCGAAGACACCCTGATCACCCTGGAGTCCGACAAGGCCTCCATGGATGTGCCGAGCCCGCACAGCGGCAAGGTCGTATCGCTTGCCATCAAGGAGGGCGACAGCGTCTCCGAGGGCGATCTGATCGGCACCATGGAGGTGGCAGGCGAGGGTGACGACGAAGCGCCATCCGACAGCGACGCGAGCGGTGAGCGTGCCGATGTCACCCGCGAGGCCGAGCCCGACGAGCCGCAGGGCGGCGACGTCGAGGAGAACGAGGGCCCCGAAACGCAAGGAGAGCCTCAGCGCAAGGAGATCCGTGTGCCGGACCTCTCCGGCTCCAGCGACGTGCCGATCATCGAGATTGCGGTGAGTGCCGGCGACGAGATCAACGAGGAGGATTCGCTGATCACTCTGGAGTCGGACAAGGCCTCCATGGACGTGCCAAGTCCCTTCAAGGGCAAGCTGCTCGAGCTCACCGTCAAGGAGGGCGATACCGTCTCCGAGGGCGATCTGATCGGCTACATCGAGGTAGTGGGTCGCAAGCCCAAACCTGCCGCGAAACAGCCTGAGCAGAAGCGTGAAAGCGCAGCGCCCAAGGCCGATAACTCCAGTGCCTCGCCGGCCGGTACGCCGAGCCCCGAAGCGCAGATGGCGGCCCACAAGCCGCGCGATGGCAAGTTGGTGCATGCCGGCCCGGCGGTGCGCTTGATGGCGCGCGAGTTCGGTGTCGATCTGGGGCTGGTCAAGCCCAGCGGCCCCAGGGAGCGCGTGCTCAAGGAGGATCTCCAAGCCTACGTCAAGCAGGTGATGTCCGGCCAGGTCAAGGCACCCTCTGCCGCAGCGCCAGCCGCCAGCGGTGGTGCAGGCATTCCTCCGGTGCCAGATCAGGACTACAGCCAGTTCGGCGAGATCGAAGAGAAGCCGATGGGGCGCCTACTCAAGATGGGCGCCACCAACCTGCATCGCAGCTGGCTCAACGTGCCCCACGTCACGCAGTTCGATGAGGCGGACATCACCGAACTCGAGGCCTTCCGCAAGTCGATGAAGGCGGAAGCGGAGGCTCAGGGCGCCAAGCTCACGCCGCTGCCGTTCCTGATCAAGGCGTGTGCCTTCGCGCTGCGCAAGTACCCGCAGTTCAACGTCAGCCTCAAGGCCGACGGCGAAACCCTGGTGTGGAAGAAGTACGTCCACATCGGTATTGCGGTGGACACGCCGGATGGCCTGATGGTGCCGGTGATTCGCAACGCCGATCAGAAGTCGTTGATCGAATTGGCCAAGGAGAGCGTGGAGCTGGCCGGCAAGGCGCAGAGCAAGAAGCTCAAGCGCGAGGAGATGACCGGCGGCTGTTTCACCATCTCGAGCCTCGGCTCGATCGGTGGCACGGCGTTCACGCCGATCGTCAATGCGCCGGAAGTGGCGATTCTGGGCATCTCCAAGGCACAGATGAAGCCGGTATGGGATGGCAAGGCGTTCGAGCCGCGCCTGATGATGCCGTTGTGCCTCTCCTACGATCACCGGGCGGTCAACGGGGCGGATGCGGCGCGCTTCACGGCGTTTCTCGGTCAGGCCCTGACCGATATTCGCCGCATGCTGCTCTAG
- the tsaB gene encoding tRNA (adenosine(37)-N6)-threonylcarbamoyltransferase complex dimerization subunit type 1 TsaB, producing the protein MSILLALDASSSACSVALWRSQGNDEGEVLSRFAITPREHTRRLMPMIDEVLAEAGLTFNALDALAYGRGPGSFTGLRIAAGTAQGLAFGLDKPLLGVSTLAALALAAHRRLHLRHVMPALDARMNELYVAAYRCDSGQVSLIGEEAVLPPHRLTLPAGHEQTDWVGVGSGWALWESVPLEVRDGISQHLDEWHPTAEEMVRLAAREYTEGAGEQAHLVQPVYLRDTVAWQKSR; encoded by the coding sequence ATGTCCATTCTACTGGCTCTGGATGCCTCTTCGAGCGCCTGTTCCGTTGCCCTCTGGCGAAGCCAGGGTAATGACGAGGGTGAGGTGCTGTCGCGCTTCGCGATTACCCCGCGCGAGCATACCCGGCGCCTGATGCCGATGATCGATGAGGTACTGGCCGAGGCGGGACTCACCTTCAATGCGCTGGACGCCCTGGCCTATGGGCGTGGTCCAGGCTCCTTCACCGGCTTGCGCATTGCCGCTGGCACGGCCCAGGGACTGGCGTTCGGTCTTGATAAGCCGCTGCTCGGCGTCTCCACCCTGGCCGCCCTGGCGCTCGCCGCCCATCGTCGCCTTCACCTGCGTCATGTGATGCCGGCCCTCGATGCGCGCATGAACGAACTCTATGTCGCCGCCTATCGTTGCGACTCGGGTCAGGTCAGCCTGATCGGCGAGGAGGCGGTACTGCCCCCTCATCGTCTGACGCTGCCTGCGGGGCATGAGCAGACCGACTGGGTCGGCGTGGGCTCGGGCTGGGCGCTTTGGGAATCGGTGCCTCTTGAGGTGCGTGACGGCATCAGCCAGCACCTGGATGAGTGGCACCCCACGGCGGAGGAGATGGTACGCCTGGCGGCCAGGGAGTACACCGAGGGGGCCGGCGAGCAGGCGCATCTCGTTCAACCCGTCTATCTGCGCGATACCGTTGCCTGGCAGAAGAGTCGTTGA
- the aceE gene encoding pyruvate dehydrogenase (acetyl-transferring), homodimeric type translates to MSLEAREDLDPIETTEWIESLESVLDREGEERAQYLLTRLADRLRRDGRQVPFSVTTPHRNSIPVHREARMPGDLFMERRIRSLIRWNMAAQVIRTNKKHKGLGGHLASFMSAATLYDVGFNHFFRAANGDFKGDLIYIQGHVSPGIYARSFLEGRLTEEQMDKFRQEVDGDGLSSYPHPWLMPDYWQFPTVSMGLGPITAIYQAHVMKYLDSRELQPMYDRKVWAFLGDGECDEPESLGALHLAGREKLDNLIFVVNCNLQRLDGPVRGNGRIMDELEGVFRGAGWNVIKVVWGRFWDPLFEQDDKGILQKRMDEAVDGEYQNYKANGGAYTREHFFGKYPETAEMVKDMSDEDIWKLNRGGHDPYKVYAAYHEAFNNSNGKPTVVLAHTVKGYGMGGGSGEADMEAHQIKSMEPEAIKVFRDRFGIPVTDAQLENGEMPYYKPDDSSPEMKYMHLMRERLGGYLPARKSDFEALEIPGLDDKMFSSQTKGSGDREVSTTMSFVRILNGLVKNKTFGKQVVPIVPDEARTFGMEGMFRQLGIYTSEGQKYEPMDSGQIMYYREDKAGQILEEGITEAGAMSAWIAAATSYANHHMPLLPFYIYYSMFGFQRIGDLAWLAGDMQARGFLLGGTAGRTTLNGEGLQHQDGHSHILASTIPNCRSYDPTYGHEVAVIVQDGLKRMYQDKENCFYYLTLMNENYPHPEMVDGTAEDIIKGMYLLRETEGGKARVQLLGSGTILREVEAAAEMLKEEYDIGADIWSVTSFNELRREALEYDRQMFLNPESEPAKPHVTTCLEGRQGPAIASTDYMKLFADQVRAWVPTDYHVLGTDGYGRSDTREKLRHFFEVDRYFVTVAALKALADRGELDRKVVSEAIKKYGIDPSKPNPLTV, encoded by the coding sequence ATGAGTCTGGAGGCAAGAGAAGATCTCGATCCGATCGAAACCACGGAGTGGATTGAATCCCTGGAATCGGTCCTGGATCGCGAGGGCGAAGAGCGCGCCCAATACCTGCTGACGCGCCTGGCGGACCGCCTGCGCCGTGATGGTCGGCAGGTGCCCTTCTCGGTGACTACCCCTCATCGCAACAGCATCCCCGTGCATCGCGAAGCGCGCATGCCCGGGGATCTGTTCATGGAGCGGCGCATTCGTTCACTGATCCGTTGGAACATGGCCGCCCAGGTCATTCGTACCAACAAGAAACACAAGGGCCTCGGCGGACACCTGGCGAGCTTCATGTCCGCAGCGACGCTCTACGACGTCGGCTTCAACCACTTCTTCCGTGCCGCCAACGGTGACTTCAAGGGCGACCTGATCTACATCCAGGGACACGTCTCGCCGGGCATCTACGCACGCTCGTTCCTGGAGGGGCGGCTGACCGAGGAACAGATGGACAAGTTCCGTCAGGAAGTCGACGGCGACGGTCTCTCCTCCTATCCCCACCCGTGGCTGATGCCGGACTACTGGCAGTTCCCCACGGTCTCCATGGGGCTTGGGCCGATCACTGCGATCTACCAGGCGCACGTGATGAAGTATCTCGATTCGCGCGAACTGCAGCCAATGTACGACCGCAAGGTCTGGGCATTCCTCGGCGATGGCGAGTGCGACGAGCCGGAATCGCTGGGTGCGCTGCACCTGGCCGGCCGCGAGAAACTCGACAACCTGATCTTCGTCGTCAACTGCAACCTGCAGCGTCTCGACGGTCCGGTGCGCGGCAACGGCCGCATCATGGACGAGCTCGAAGGCGTGTTCCGCGGTGCCGGCTGGAACGTCATCAAGGTCGTCTGGGGGCGCTTCTGGGATCCGCTGTTCGAGCAGGACGACAAGGGCATCCTGCAGAAGCGCATGGACGAGGCGGTCGACGGCGAGTACCAGAACTACAAGGCCAACGGCGGCGCCTATACCCGCGAGCACTTCTTCGGCAAGTACCCGGAGACCGCGGAGATGGTCAAGGACATGTCCGACGAGGACATCTGGAAACTCAACCGCGGCGGCCATGACCCTTACAAGGTCTATGCGGCCTATCATGAGGCGTTCAACAACTCCAACGGCAAGCCTACCGTGGTGCTGGCGCACACCGTCAAGGGCTACGGCATGGGCGGCGGTTCCGGCGAAGCCGACATGGAAGCGCACCAGATCAAGTCGATGGAGCCCGAGGCGATCAAGGTCTTCCGCGACCGTTTCGGCATTCCGGTGACCGACGCCCAGCTCGAGAATGGCGAGATGCCGTACTACAAGCCGGACGACAGCAGCCCGGAAATGAAGTACATGCATCTGATGCGCGAGCGTCTCGGCGGCTACCTGCCAGCGCGCAAGAGCGATTTCGAAGCGCTCGAGATTCCCGGTCTCGACGACAAGATGTTCTCGAGCCAGACCAAGGGCAGCGGCGATCGCGAAGTCTCGACCACCATGTCCTTCGTACGTATCTTGAATGGCCTGGTCAAGAACAAGACCTTCGGCAAGCAGGTGGTGCCGATCGTGCCCGACGAGGCGCGTACCTTCGGCATGGAGGGGATGTTCCGCCAGCTCGGCATCTACACCTCCGAAGGCCAGAAGTACGAGCCGATGGACTCCGGCCAGATCATGTACTACCGCGAGGACAAGGCGGGGCAGATTCTCGAGGAGGGCATCACCGAGGCGGGCGCCATGTCGGCGTGGATCGCTGCGGCGACCTCCTACGCCAACCATCACATGCCGCTGCTGCCGTTCTACATTTATTACTCGATGTTCGGCTTCCAACGCATCGGCGACCTGGCGTGGCTGGCCGGCGACATGCAGGCGCGCGGCTTCCTGCTTGGCGGCACCGCCGGGCGCACCACGCTCAATGGCGAGGGTCTGCAGCACCAGGACGGCCACAGCCACATCCTGGCCTCGACCATCCCCAACTGCCGCAGCTACGACCCGACCTACGGTCACGAAGTGGCGGTGATCGTGCAGGATGGTCTGAAGCGGATGTATCAGGACAAGGAGAACTGCTTCTACTACCTGACCCTGATGAACGAGAACTATCCGCATCCGGAGATGGTGGACGGCACCGCCGAAGACATCATCAAGGGCATGTACCTGCTGCGCGAGACCGAAGGCGGCAAGGCGCGCGTGCAGCTGCTGGGTAGCGGTACCATCCTGCGCGAGGTCGAGGCAGCCGCCGAGATGCTCAAGGAGGAGTACGACATCGGTGCCGACATCTGGAGCGTGACCAGCTTCAACGAGCTGCGTCGCGAGGCGCTGGAGTACGATCGCCAGATGTTCCTCAATCCCGAGTCAGAACCGGCCAAACCGCACGTCACGACCTGCCTGGAAGGTCGTCAGGGGCCAGCCATTGCCTCCACCGACTACATGAAGCTGTTCGCCGACCAGGTCCGCGCCTGGGTGCCGACCGACTATCATGTACTGGGTACCGATGGTTATGGGCGTTCCGACACCCGTGAAAAGCTGCGTCACTTCTTCGAGGTCGACCGCTACTTCGTCACCGTGGCTGCGCTTAAGGCGCTGGCCGACCGGGGCGAACTCGACCGCAAGGTGGTGAGCGAAGCGATCAAGAAGTATGGCATCGATCCCAGCAAGCCTAACCCGCTGACGGTTTGA